One Phaseolus vulgaris cultivar G19833 chromosome 11, P. vulgaris v2.0, whole genome shotgun sequence genomic window carries:
- the LOC137830791 gene encoding uncharacterized protein: protein MSSTIRAWSVAASVGVVEALKDQGICRWNHALRSAQQHLKTHSGSFSQSKKLSSTSSTMVSTRLKENTKQSEESLRKVMYLSCWGPN from the coding sequence ATGAGTTCAACAATTAGAGCATGGAGTGTGGCAGCTAGTGTTGGAGTTGTGGAGGCCTTGAAAGACCAGGGTATCTGTAGGTGGAACCATGCTTTAAGATCAGCTCAACAGCATCTCAAAACCCATTCTGGTTCCTTCTCTCAGTCTAAGAAGCTTTCTTCCACTTCTTCTACTATGGTCTCCACAAGACTGAAAGAGAACACAAAACAATCAGAAGAGTCATTGAGGAAAGTGATGTACTTAAGCTGCTGGGGGCCCAATTAG